A single Strix aluco isolate bStrAlu1 chromosome 38, bStrAlu1.hap1, whole genome shotgun sequence DNA region contains:
- the PGLYRP2 gene encoding N-acetylmuramoyl-L-alanine amidase — MFPWLLLALSVCAQPGTGLPPRHMDSVVQILEALESTDRGFSGPVPALARALGGCGTPGCRAVLGDPPHVPPAPAPTLSREQWLLFTQLLHHDAAAPERGAVLAPDGSTVALGPLLAGIEVGLKRAAGWPLPTVEPPVDALYAVTITEALAMSFLLARDGDGNRATLGPGGCWDDVDDPQNYTLLGPPSPIPDAVANGAMDGVLLGAQLAQAPIPLADLLRGYYGTGNGTEKGRPPSSYRRRDFGVLTGPGKLEEEVASMLRVLRVLPPTQELLEDVGPEEVVAIARRAARDFTEVYVECPAIVPRCMWGARPYRGTPKPLTLPLGSVYIHHTFEPSAPCRTFPACAAAMRAMQRFHQDTRGWDDIGYSFVVGSDGYLYQGRGWHWVGAHTKGYNSKGYGVGYVGDFSAILPDPDTIALVRDGLLPCAVKTGRLHQNYTLRGHRQMGHTDCPGNSLFREIETWRGFK, encoded by the exons ATGTTCCCGTGGCTCCTCCTGGCGCTGAGCGTCTGCGCCCAGCCCGGCACAG gTCTCCCACCGCGCCACATGGACTCCGTGGTTCAGATCCTGGAAGCCCTCGAGTCAACCGACCGCGGTTTCTCCGGCCCCGTGCCGGCGCTGGCGCGGGCGCTGGGGGGCTGCGGCACCCCGGGGTGCCGCGCGGTGCTGGGAGACCCACCCCACGTCCCGCCAGCCCCCGCGCCAACGCTCAGCCGCGAGCAGTGGCTGCTCTTCACCCAACTCCTCCACCACGACGCCGCGGCCCCCGAGCGCGGCGCGGTGTTGGCACCCGACGGCTCCACCGTCGCCCTCGGCCCCCTCCTTGCCGGCATCGAGGTTGGCCTCAAGCGGGCGGCGGGGTGGCCCCTCCCCACCGTCGAGCCACCCGTCGACGCGCTCTACGCCGTCACCATCACCGAGGCCTTGGCGATGTCCTTCCTCTTGGCTCGTGACGGTGATGGCAACCGAGCCACGCTGGGACCCGGTGGCTGTTGGGATGACGTAGATGACCCCCAAAACTACACCCTGCTGGGACCCCCGTCACCCATCCCCGATGCCGTCGCCAACGGGGCGATGGATGGGGTGCTGTTGGGTGCGCAGCTGGCCCAAGCACCCATCCCACTCGCTGACCTTCTCCGGGGCTACTACGGCACAGGCAATGGCACGGAGAAGGGGCGACCTCCCAGCAGTTACCGGCGGCGAGATTTTGGGGTGTTGACGGGGCCGGggaagctggaggaggaggtggcgtCGATGCTGAGGGTGCTGAGGGTGCTGCCACCCACCCAGGAGCTCCTGGAGGACGTGGGGCCGGAGGAGGTGGTGGCCATCGCTCGCCGAGCGGCGCGGGACTTCACAGAGGTCTACGTGG AGTGCCCAGCCATCGTCCCCCGGTGCATGTGGGGTGCCCGTCCCTACCGGGGCACCCCAAAACCGTTGACCCTCCCCTTGGGTTCCGTCTACATCCACCACACCTTCGAACCCAGCGCCCCGTGCCGCACCTTCCCCGCCTGCGCCGCCGCCATGCGCGCCATGCAACGCTTCCACCAGGACACCCGCGGCTGGGATGACATCGGCTACAG CTTCGTGGTGGGGTCGGACGGGTACCTCTACCAAGGTCGGGGTTGGCATTGGGTCGGTGCCCACACCAAAGGCTACAACAGCAAAGGCTACGGCGTGGGCTACGTTGGAGACTTCTCGGCCATCTTGCCGGACCCGGACACCATCGCCCTGGTGCGGGACGGGCTCCTGCCCTGTGCCGTGAAAACCGGGCGGCTCCACCAAAACTACACCCTCCGTGGCCACCGCCAGATGGGTCACACCGACTGTCCCGGCAACTCCCTCTTCCGGGAGATTGAGACCTGGCGCGGGTTCAAG TGA
- the CYP4F22 gene encoding ultra-long-chain fatty acid omega-hydroxylase, with translation MAVAWALGPLGVVAIGTLLLALLLRWLWDAVVTVTRFRATCHQLRRFPRPPWRSWLLGHTGMGKSTEEGLQQVDELVAQYRYGCLWWLSPWLPILRLFHPATLRPILLAAAAIAPKDQLFYGFLKPWLGDGLLLSRGQKWARHRRLLAPAFHGDVLRSYMDVFNQSTHLMHAKWRAAAQAAGGPVGLEVLQQLSLLTLDTLQKCIFSHESHCQEQPSEYIKAILELSTLVVRRHHRLLHHPTWLYRLSADGRRFARACDTVHGFTAAVVQRRRQALDRLGHQAWLEGHQGRPMDFIDLLLLAKDEDGNTLSDEAISAEADTFMFEGHDTTASGLAWLLYNLAHHPHYQERCRQEVRELLKGRDVEEIEWEDLSHLPFTTMCIKESLRLHPPVTAVSRRCTEDIALRDGRVIPKGIICLLSIYGTHHNPDIWPEPQVYNPLRFSPENSQGRSPLDFIPFSAGPRNCIGQSFAMAELKVVTALTVTRFAIRPDTGRPPRRKTELILRAEDGLWLLLEPLPGMA, from the exons ATGGCGGTGGCCTGGGCGCTGGGTCCCCTGGGCGTGGTGGCCATCGGGAccctgctgctggccctgctgctgaGGTGGCTTTGGGACGCCGTGGTCACCGTCACCCGCTTCCGGGCCACCTGCCACCAGCTGCGCCGCTTCCCCCGGCCACCATGGCGCAGCTGGCTGCTGGGTCACACCGGCATG GGGAAGAGCACGGAGGAGGGACTGCAGCAGGTGGACGAGCTGGTGGCCCAGTACCGCTATGGTTGCCTGTGGTGGCTCTCGCCGTGGTTGCCCATCCTCCGCCTCTTCCACCCGGCCACCCTCCGGCCCATCCTCCTGGCCGCAG CCGCCATCGCCCCCAAGGACCAGCTCTTCTACGGCTTCCTCAAGCCCTGGCTGG GGGACGGGCTGCTGCTGAGCCGCGGGCAGAAGTGGGCGCGGCACCGGCGCCTGCTGGCACCTGCCTTCCACGGGGACGTCCTCAGGTCCTACATGGATGTCTTCAACCAGAGCACCCACCTCATGCAC gcCAAGTGGCGGGCAGCGGCGCAGGCAGCGGGGGGCCCGgtggggctggaggtgctgcagcagctcagcctccTCACCCTGGACACCCTCCAGAAATGCATCTTCAGCCACGAGAGCCACTGCCAGGA GCAGCCCAGCGAGTACATCAAGGCCATCCTGGAGCTGAGCACCTTGGTGGTGAGACGCCATCACCGCCTGCTCCATCACCCAACGTGGCTCTACCGCCTCTCAGCCGATGGGCGCCGCTTCGCCCGGGCCTGTGACACCGTCCATGGCTTCACCGCCGCCGTGGTGCAGCGCCGGCGCCAGGCCCTCGACCGCCTGGGCCACCAGGCCTGGCTGGAGGGCCACCAGGGACGGCCAATGGACTTCATTGACCTTCTCTTGCTCGCTAAG GACGAGGACGGCAACACCCTGTCGGATGAGGCCATCTCGGCTGAGGCTGACACCTTCATGTTCGAGG GCCATGACACAACGGCCAGTGGCCTGGCCTGGCTACTCTACAACCTGGCCCACCACCCCCACTACCAGGAGCGGTGCCGCCAGGAGGTCCGCGAGCTCCTCAAGGGCAGGGACGTGGAAGAGATTGAATG GGAGGACCTGTCCCACCTGCCCTTCACCACCATGTGCATCAAGGAGAGTCTTCGCCTTCATCCCCCCGTCACTGCCGTGTCCCGGCGTTGCACCGAGGACATCGCCCTGCGTGACGGACGTGTCATCCCCAAGG GGATCATCTGCCTGCTGAGCATCTATGGGACCCACCACAACCCGGACATCTGGCCCGAGCCCCAG GTCTACAACCCACTGAGGTTCAGCCCAGAGAACAGCCAGGGACGGTCCCCGTTGGACTTCATCCCCTTCTCCGCTGGTCCCAG GAACTGCATCGGGCAGAGCTTCGCCATGGCCGAGCTGAAGGTGGTGACGGCGTTGACGGTGACACGCTTCGCCATCCGGCCGGACACGGGGCGGCCACCGCGCCGCAAGACCGAGCTCATCCTCCGCGCCGAGGAtgggctgtggctgctgctggagccacTGCCGGGGATGG